One Frankia alni ACN14a DNA window includes the following coding sequences:
- the obgE gene encoding GTPase ObgE — protein sequence MPTFVDRVVLHAAAGDGGHGCASIHREKFKPLGGPDGGDGGRGGDVRLVVDPSVTTLLDFHFHPHQRASRGRPGQGSNRSGADGEDLILPVPDGTVVLTGDGEQLIDLVGAGSAFVLARGGRGGRGNAALASARRKAPGFAELGEPGELLDAVLELKTVADVALVGFPSAGKSSLVSVLSAAKPKIADYPFTTLVPNLGVARAGDHPPYTVADVPGLIPGASEGRGLGLEFLRHIERCSLIVHVLDCATLEPGRDPLTDLDVIEAELAAYSADLSDRPRLVVLNKIDVPDAADLADLVTADLRARGLDVFAVSSATRRGVHALSLALAERVAALRAAAPSRAATRVVLRPRAVNEPDFTVTSHGDGFLISGAKPQRWVRQTDFTNDEAIGFLADRLARLGVEKELARLGATAGVEVTIGDVTFEWEPTLSGGGLGGAGLAGDGTAVDLLGADEPGAGAQAAAAGERSPGVPTAAPPRPAGRAVAATASLGPRGSDDRLSGSVRLTRAERMARARRARLSDADADADIDASGADARTGGAVDADA from the coding sequence ATGCCGACCTTCGTCGACCGGGTGGTGTTGCACGCGGCGGCCGGCGACGGCGGCCACGGCTGTGCCTCCATCCACCGGGAGAAGTTCAAGCCGCTGGGCGGTCCGGACGGCGGTGACGGCGGCCGCGGCGGCGACGTGCGCCTCGTCGTGGACCCGAGCGTCACCACGCTGCTCGACTTCCACTTCCATCCGCACCAGCGGGCCTCGCGCGGCCGGCCCGGGCAGGGCTCGAACCGCAGCGGCGCGGACGGGGAGGACCTCATCCTCCCCGTGCCCGACGGCACGGTCGTCCTCACCGGCGACGGCGAGCAGCTCATCGACCTGGTCGGGGCGGGCAGCGCGTTCGTCCTCGCCCGAGGCGGTCGCGGTGGTCGGGGGAACGCGGCGCTGGCCTCCGCCCGGCGCAAGGCCCCCGGATTCGCCGAGCTCGGCGAGCCCGGCGAGTTGCTCGACGCCGTCCTGGAGCTCAAGACGGTGGCCGACGTCGCGCTCGTCGGCTTCCCCAGCGCGGGGAAATCGTCCCTGGTGTCGGTGCTGAGCGCCGCCAAGCCCAAGATCGCCGACTACCCCTTCACCACCCTCGTGCCCAACCTCGGAGTGGCCCGGGCGGGGGATCATCCGCCGTACACGGTGGCGGACGTCCCGGGTCTCATTCCCGGCGCGAGCGAGGGGCGTGGCCTGGGCCTGGAGTTCCTCCGGCACATCGAGCGCTGCTCGCTGATCGTGCACGTGCTGGACTGCGCGACCCTCGAACCGGGACGCGACCCGCTGACCGATCTCGACGTCATCGAGGCCGAGCTCGCGGCGTACTCCGCCGATCTGTCCGACCGTCCCCGGCTCGTCGTCCTCAACAAGATCGACGTGCCCGACGCCGCCGACCTCGCCGACCTGGTCACCGCCGATCTGCGAGCCCGTGGGCTCGACGTGTTCGCGGTGAGCAGCGCCACCCGGCGGGGGGTGCACGCGCTGTCGCTGGCGTTGGCGGAGCGGGTCGCGGCGCTGCGGGCGGCGGCGCCGAGCCGCGCGGCGACCCGCGTCGTCCTGCGCCCGCGGGCGGTGAACGAACCCGACTTCACCGTGACGTCGCACGGCGATGGTTTCCTCATCTCCGGGGCGAAGCCGCAGCGGTGGGTGCGCCAGACCGACTTCACCAACGACGAGGCCATCGGCTTCCTCGCCGACCGGCTCGCCCGGCTCGGGGTGGAGAAGGAGCTCGCCCGCCTCGGCGCGACCGCGGGCGTCGAGGTCACGATCGGCGACGTCACCTTCGAGTGGGAGCCGACCCTCAGCGGCGGCGGGCTGGGCGGCGCTGGGCTGGCCGGCGATGGCACCGCCGTGGATCTTCTCGGCGCCGACGAGCCGGGAGCGGGTGCCCAGGCCGCCGCGGCGGGGGAGCGGAGCCCGGGCGTCCCGACGGCCGCGCCGCCGCGTCCCGCGGGTCGCGCGGTGGCCGCGACGGCCTCCCTGGGGCCCCGGGGCAGCGACGACCGGCTCAGCGGCTCGGTCCGGCTCACCCGGGCCGAGCGGATGGCCCGGGCGCGGCGCGCCCGCCTGTCCGACGCCGACGCCGACGCCGACATCGACGCCTCGGGCGCCGACGCCCGGACGGGCGGCGCCGTCGACGCGGACGCGTAG
- the rpmA gene encoding 50S ribosomal protein L27 — protein sequence MAHKKGASSSRNGRDSNAQRLGVKRFGGQFVKAGEIIVRQRGTHFHPGELVGRGKDDTLFALSAGHVQFGHRRGRRVVNVVEQVAAPAA from the coding sequence ATGGCGCATAAGAAGGGCGCGAGCTCCTCGCGCAACGGTCGGGACTCCAACGCCCAGCGGCTGGGCGTGAAGCGTTTCGGTGGGCAGTTCGTCAAGGCCGGCGAGATCATCGTCCGCCAGCGCGGCACCCACTTCCACCCCGGTGAGCTGGTCGGCCGAGGCAAGGACGACACGCTGTTCGCACTGTCGGCCGGGCACGTGCAGTTCGGCCACCGGCGCGGCCGCCGCGTCGTGAACGTGGTCGAGCAGGTGGCGGCGCCCGCCGCCTGA
- the proB gene encoding glutamate 5-kinase, protein MRAFVADAQRVVVKVGSSSLTTAAGGLDVARLEGLVSALLPRAGQLVLVSSGAIAAGLAPLGLARRPRDLATQQAAASVGQSSLVHSYAAAFGRAGFRVGQVLLTATDVIRRTHYRNARTALDRLLELGVVPIVNENDAVATQEIRFGDNDRLAAIVAHLVSADLLVLLSDVDGLYDANPRHGPANLLREVRSDADLAGLTARGTGTAGVGVGGMATKIEAARMAASGGVTAIITSAANAAPVLRGEEVGTVFHPTGPRRASRLLWLAHATAPEGLLRLDDGAVAAVVRRRASLLPAGVTGIEGDFSAGDPVDLVDPGGRPVARGLVAFDAAELPAMLGRSTAELAAELGPSYEREIVHRDDLVLLLPTR, encoded by the coding sequence ATGCGGGCGTTCGTGGCCGACGCGCAACGGGTCGTCGTCAAGGTCGGGTCGTCGTCGCTGACGACGGCGGCGGGCGGACTCGACGTCGCCCGCCTGGAGGGGCTCGTGTCCGCGCTGCTGCCCCGGGCGGGGCAGCTCGTGCTCGTCTCCTCCGGGGCGATCGCCGCCGGTCTCGCCCCGCTGGGGTTGGCCCGCCGGCCGCGTGACCTCGCCACCCAGCAGGCCGCGGCCAGCGTGGGGCAGAGCTCCCTGGTCCACAGCTACGCCGCGGCCTTCGGCCGGGCGGGCTTCCGCGTCGGCCAGGTGCTGCTGACCGCCACCGACGTCATCCGCCGCACCCACTACCGCAACGCGCGGACCGCGCTCGACCGGCTCCTCGAGCTCGGCGTCGTGCCGATCGTCAACGAGAACGACGCGGTGGCAACCCAGGAGATCCGCTTCGGCGACAACGACCGCCTCGCCGCGATCGTCGCCCACCTGGTGTCCGCCGACCTGCTGGTGCTGCTGTCGGACGTGGACGGCCTCTACGACGCCAACCCCCGCCACGGGCCGGCGAACCTGCTGCGCGAGGTCCGCTCGGATGCGGATCTCGCCGGGCTCACCGCCCGCGGGACGGGTACCGCCGGCGTCGGCGTCGGCGGCATGGCCACCAAGATCGAGGCTGCCCGGATGGCCGCGTCCGGCGGCGTCACCGCAATCATCACCTCGGCGGCGAACGCCGCGCCGGTGCTGCGCGGCGAGGAGGTCGGGACGGTGTTCCACCCCACCGGCCCGCGCCGGGCCTCCCGGCTGCTGTGGCTGGCGCACGCCACCGCGCCGGAGGGGCTGCTGCGCCTGGACGACGGAGCCGTCGCGGCCGTCGTGCGGCGGCGGGCGTCGTTGCTGCCGGCCGGGGTCACCGGCATCGAGGGCGACTTCTCCGCGGGCGACCCCGTCGATCTCGTCGATCCGGGCGGTCGCCCGGTGGCCAGGGGGCTGGTGGCGTTCGACGCGGCGGAGCTGCCGGCGATGCTGGGGCGGTCCACCGCCGAGCTCGCCGCCGAACTGGGCCCCTCCTACGAACGGGAGATCGTGCACCGGGACGACCTCGTCCTGCTGCTGCCGACCCGCTGA